In bacterium, a single window of DNA contains:
- the thiE_1 gene encoding Thiamine-phosphate synthase, giving the protein MLEDLARFVWDDPVLVEAAKSLRHDVTTAVQRLEAQTGPLIHARDTVADVGTSLTTRTEAARADASALVRANAGRAEEGLRSLEEAVKLLDGALAGEFKALRYRAYTLEAAALQCAEGRHDG; this is encoded by the coding sequence GTGCTGGAAGATCTGGCGCGCTTCGTTTGGGACGACCCAGTCCTTGTCGAAGCGGCGAAGTCTCTGCGTCACGATGTCACCACAGCAGTCCAGCGACTCGAAGCGCAGACCGGTCCGCTGATTCATGCGCGGGATACGGTCGCGGATGTCGGGACCTCCCTCACAACACGTACCGAAGCGGCGCGCGCCGATGCCAGTGCTCTGGTACGGGCGAATGCCGGCCGTGCCGAAGAGGGGCTCCGCTCCCTCGAGGAGGCGGTCAAGCTCCTTGATGGCGCGCTGGCTGGAGAATTCAAAGCCCTGCGGTATCGGGCGTACACCCTGGAAGCAGCAGCGCTCCAATGCGCTGAGGGGCGCCACGATGGCTAA
- the thiE_2 gene encoding Thiamine-phosphate synthase, which yields MAKTKRWGDFQFPGLYYIHTFAGVGKEERTGLYRTCMDAVLGGCRLIQLRLKGPFGPTVSEILRLMIADFDGSDARFLMNDRAEWAMAVGAHGVHVGEEGDSTVAEARQLLGPQALIGATTKTPAQLAAALSADVDYVSWGALFGSSTKPEAIPGSLEGIATLKTQLPEAVRLCVIGGITEERIPQVMRQPGVDLIAVGAAIQRATDPELATLKLVDAIRLATPPS from the coding sequence ATGGCTAAAACCAAACGGTGGGGCGACTTCCAGTTTCCGGGGCTGTACTACATCCACACCTTTGCCGGAGTCGGCAAAGAGGAGCGGACCGGGCTCTATCGCACCTGCATGGATGCAGTCCTGGGGGGGTGCCGACTGATCCAGCTCCGCCTCAAAGGTCCCTTCGGACCCACAGTATCCGAAATCCTCCGCCTGATGATCGCGGACTTCGATGGGAGCGACGCCCGGTTTCTGATGAACGACCGGGCGGAATGGGCGATGGCGGTCGGAGCCCATGGTGTGCATGTCGGCGAAGAGGGCGACTCCACCGTGGCAGAAGCGCGGCAACTGCTCGGTCCTCAGGCACTCATCGGAGCCACCACGAAAACTCCCGCACAGCTGGCCGCAGCGCTGTCCGCCGATGTCGACTACGTTTCATGGGGAGCATTGTTCGGGTCCTCAACGAAGCCTGAAGCCATCCCTGGCAGCCTGGAAGGGATCGCGACGCTCAAAACGCAGTTGCCAGAAGCGGTGCGACTCTGTGTTATCGGGGGGATCACCGAAGAACGGATCCCGCAGGTGATGAGGCAGCCGGGAGTCGACCTGATCGCGGTTGGGGCGGCCATCCAGCGGGCTACTGATCCCGAACTGGCCACGCTGAAGCTTGTCGATGCCATTCGACTGGCGACTCCGCCGTCCTGA
- the glpQ gene encoding Glycerophosphodiester phosphodiesterase, protein MTWPALPDIRPLAIAHRGASEELLENTLPAIERAIELGAEGVEIDVQLSRDGQVMVFHDADLTRLAGDSSLVRNLDAAALQEIALRDPVDPTRRIYHMPTLREVLACCYGRAQVDVELKTDHPDLVSAVLHEIRDADFVDYTYLTSFNPHYLKRLAELAPDIWIGSLIAMEEQFGELLESPYPGACIPLWLADEARVNQLRERQKTVVVWTVNNLDDIYRCLELGVDAVVSNHPERVLQARDTFQGEG, encoded by the coding sequence GTGACCTGGCCTGCATTGCCCGATATCCGACCCCTCGCCATCGCCCATCGCGGCGCGAGTGAGGAGCTACTTGAAAACACCCTGCCTGCGATTGAGCGCGCTATCGAGCTCGGGGCCGAAGGGGTGGAGATCGACGTCCAGCTCTCCCGGGATGGCCAGGTCATGGTCTTTCACGATGCCGACCTGACCCGTCTCGCCGGGGACTCGTCGCTGGTCCGCAACCTGGATGCTGCCGCTTTGCAGGAAATCGCGCTTCGGGATCCGGTGGACCCAACGCGGCGGATCTATCACATGCCGACCCTCCGGGAGGTTCTGGCCTGCTGCTATGGTCGGGCCCAGGTGGATGTGGAGCTCAAGACCGATCATCCGGATCTGGTATCGGCGGTGTTACATGAGATTCGGGATGCCGATTTCGTGGACTACACCTACCTGACCTCTTTTAATCCACACTACCTGAAGCGACTGGCAGAACTGGCACCGGACATCTGGATCGGCTCACTTATCGCGATGGAGGAGCAGTTCGGCGAACTGTTGGAGAGCCCCTACCCGGGGGCCTGTATTCCCCTCTGGCTCGCTGATGAGGCGCGGGTCAACCAGTTGCGGGAACGACAAAAGACGGTGGTCGTCTGGACCGTCAACAACCTCGACGACATCTATCGGTGCCTCGAGCTTGGTGTCGACGCTGTCGTCAGCAATCATCCTGAGCGGGTCCTCCAGGCGCGTGACACCTTCCAGGGGGAGGGCTGA
- the gph gene encoding Phosphoglycolate phosphatase — protein sequence MPLHRLPQAIIFDLFGTLVEEFDTAAIAQLMHDCYLRVTADPLFAPIRGVPPEHFADAMKFQYQSRYRAAAQGDARSPQVAHAIADMLVRIAPGVEFPPEAIPRFIEHYGAVERLVPFPETLEVLRTCRSWGLQTALLSNVFFPGAIYERQLADLGLNDWLSPRCFSADMPYMKPHPEAFRFVADALHLAPGDCLMIGDRVDLDIKGAVAAGMPAVLIGQSVAADHPEVPVVASLGDLLPLLEKAGEYTPAGAE from the coding sequence ATGCCGCTGCATCGTCTGCCACAGGCGATCATTTTCGATCTCTTCGGTACTCTCGTGGAAGAATTCGACACCGCGGCGATCGCCCAGCTCATGCACGACTGCTATTTGCGCGTGACCGCCGACCCGCTCTTCGCCCCCATCCGGGGCGTCCCCCCGGAGCATTTCGCGGACGCGATGAAGTTTCAGTATCAGTCCCGGTACCGTGCTGCGGCCCAGGGTGATGCCAGGTCGCCGCAGGTGGCCCATGCCATCGCCGACATGCTGGTACGGATAGCGCCAGGGGTCGAGTTTCCGCCCGAAGCGATTCCCCGTTTCATCGAGCACTACGGCGCGGTTGAGCGCCTGGTGCCGTTTCCGGAAACCCTGGAGGTGCTCCGGACCTGCCGGAGTTGGGGACTCCAGACCGCGTTGCTGTCCAATGTCTTTTTCCCGGGGGCAATCTATGAGCGCCAGTTAGCGGACCTCGGGCTCAATGACTGGCTGTCGCCTCGTTGTTTCTCGGCGGACATGCCGTACATGAAGCCGCATCCCGAAGCATTCCGCTTCGTCGCTGATGCGCTGCATCTGGCCCCGGGGGATTGTCTGATGATCGGCGACCGGGTTGATCTCGATATCAAAGGCGCAGTAGCCGCTGGAATGCCCGCGGTCCTCATTGGCCAGTCTGTGGCAGCCGACCATCCTGAGGTCCCCGTGGTCGCTTCGTTGGGCGATCTGTTGCCATTGCTGGAGAAGGCGGGCGAGTACACTCCTGCCGGAGCTGAGTAG
- the thiG gene encoding Thiazole synthase: MTADRPFQVGPYTFTSRLIVGTGKFADFPTMQAAHDASGADLVTVAIGRVDLTQRESILDFIDRKRMTLLPNTAGAYTVEEAVRLARLARSAGVGDLIKVEVLGDPDTLLPDVVGTIECTRILAREGFIPMVYTSDDPIVARQLEASGAAAIMPLASMIGSGQGFYDLTGIRLIRAQTSLPVIVDAGLGVPSDAAIAMELGADAVLVNTAIAKATDPVAMAQGFRLAVEGGRLGYLAGRIPRSEKGQVSSVGAGFGS, from the coding sequence ATGACCGCTGATCGTCCATTCCAGGTCGGCCCTTACACCTTCACCAGTCGCCTCATCGTCGGGACTGGCAAGTTCGCCGACTTCCCCACCATGCAGGCCGCTCACGACGCTTCTGGCGCGGATCTCGTGACCGTGGCCATCGGACGAGTGGACCTCACCCAGCGCGAAAGCATCCTCGACTTCATTGACCGCAAGCGCATGACGCTCCTTCCGAATACCGCCGGAGCCTATACCGTGGAAGAAGCCGTCCGGCTGGCACGTCTGGCCCGCTCGGCGGGAGTAGGGGACCTGATCAAGGTCGAGGTACTGGGAGATCCCGACACCCTGCTGCCGGATGTGGTGGGCACCATTGAGTGCACCCGCATCCTGGCTCGCGAAGGTTTCATTCCCATGGTTTACACCTCGGATGACCCCATCGTGGCGCGTCAGCTGGAAGCGTCTGGGGCGGCGGCCATCATGCCGCTGGCGAGCATGATCGGTTCCGGGCAGGGGTTCTACGACCTCACGGGGATCCGCCTGATTCGCGCCCAGACGAGTTTGCCGGTGATAGTCGATGCCGGCCTGGGAGTCCCCAGCGATGCGGCCATCGCGATGGAACTCGGCGCGGATGCGGTGCTGGTGAACACCGCGATTGCGAAAGCCACGGACCCTGTGGCGATGGCCCAGGGGTTCCGCCTGGCAGTCGAAGGGGGACGTCTTGGCTACCTCGCCGGACGCATACCCCGCAGCGAGAAGGGCCAGGTGTCGAGCGTCGGCGCAGGCTTCGGAAGCTGA
- the rsmD gene encoding Ribosomal RNA small subunit methyltransferase D — protein sequence MLKLQIEGGRLKGAIVHVAHSPSIRPTLARVREAAFNAWQFQVPGSLFIDGFAGSGLMGLEAWSRGAERIIAIEQDPLAVRRMREAVRRLGGERNVRQELERAWSVRQGSVEKEVLALAAEGVQADLIYLDPPYHYAGLSDLITLILDIDLLRPGGELMIECADRDTVRLPPPDFLTGGHFSREHRHGGTRLVRYEADERPEAVPG from the coding sequence ATGCTGAAGCTGCAGATCGAAGGGGGACGACTGAAGGGGGCGATCGTGCATGTCGCACACTCCCCATCCATTCGTCCCACTCTGGCACGGGTCCGGGAAGCGGCCTTCAACGCCTGGCAGTTTCAGGTACCGGGGAGTCTGTTCATCGATGGCTTCGCTGGCAGCGGACTCATGGGGCTGGAAGCCTGGTCCCGGGGGGCCGAGCGCATCATCGCCATCGAGCAGGACCCGCTGGCGGTCCGCCGAATGCGGGAAGCCGTGCGCCGATTAGGCGGCGAAAGAAATGTGCGTCAGGAACTGGAGCGCGCCTGGTCGGTGCGCCAGGGAAGCGTGGAGAAGGAAGTCCTCGCCCTGGCAGCAGAAGGGGTCCAGGCGGACCTCATCTATCTCGACCCGCCGTACCACTATGCCGGACTCAGTGATCTCATCACCCTGATCCTGGATATCGACCTTCTGCGCCCGGGTGGCGAGTTGATGATCGAATGCGCCGACCGCGATACGGTCCGGCTCCCACCGCCAGATTTCCTCACGGGTGGGCACTTTTCCCGGGAACATCGGCATGGCGGTACCCGGCTGGTCCGGTACGAAGCGGATGAACGTCCGGAAGCCGTTCCCGGGTGA
- the coaD gene encoding Phosphopantetheine adenylyltransferase, with amino-acid sequence MPPPLTITSHAIAQFAEHVAPLPESEVRELFNRVHREQVLLTAQDPKYPETPFFWGTLNGRDFALAIGPDRAIPGGHYVATTIGLGHLERILRSRRARQQSVRLESSGKPGAGLTNRPFQELAATVREVDVDWPEEGSQSLTWKQTPMPGQTQAWAQIWRWLELLSGVKVVRLECNPLADPPGWWATLRQGQREPLIFVGSSPMAELYILDQPAQIISFPDPLVAGRLRVVPLPAGRGHQTGLPEEAREAPLMSVSGNQQRRLPVRALYPGTFDPITKGHLHLLSRACQLFDTVVIAAADNAEKSTVFSLEERLALVQQEVEGSGLTGVEVTSYRELTVDFAVAQGCQVIVRGLRAVSDYEYEVQMAIINRNIAPQVDTVFLMADQDHSFISSSIIKDILMHGGGVDRVVGMVSPAIAAELRQRLLGAEAAVMEP; translated from the coding sequence ATGCCCCCGCCGCTGACCATTACTTCTCATGCGATCGCTCAGTTTGCTGAGCATGTGGCCCCGCTCCCGGAGTCAGAGGTGCGGGAACTGTTCAATCGGGTGCACCGGGAACAGGTGCTGCTGACAGCTCAGGATCCCAAGTATCCCGAGACACCGTTCTTCTGGGGGACCCTGAACGGCCGGGACTTTGCCCTCGCCATTGGCCCTGATCGGGCGATTCCCGGGGGGCACTACGTCGCAACCACTATCGGTTTGGGACACCTGGAGCGGATCCTGAGGTCCCGTCGCGCCCGACAACAGAGTGTGCGGCTGGAATCATCAGGCAAACCAGGCGCAGGGCTCACGAACCGGCCGTTCCAGGAACTGGCCGCGACTGTGCGGGAAGTGGATGTCGACTGGCCGGAGGAGGGGAGTCAGTCCCTGACCTGGAAGCAGACGCCGATGCCCGGCCAAACACAAGCCTGGGCGCAGATCTGGCGCTGGCTGGAACTCCTAAGCGGCGTCAAAGTCGTACGACTGGAGTGCAATCCGCTGGCTGATCCGCCGGGCTGGTGGGCGACGCTGCGACAAGGACAACGAGAGCCGCTGATCTTCGTGGGGTCCAGCCCGATGGCGGAGCTGTACATCCTCGACCAGCCGGCACAGATCATCTCTTTTCCTGACCCGCTGGTTGCCGGGCGGCTGCGGGTCGTCCCGCTCCCTGCCGGTCGGGGACATCAGACGGGCCTCCCCGAAGAAGCGCGGGAAGCACCACTGATGTCCGTCAGTGGTAATCAGCAGCGACGGTTGCCGGTCCGGGCGCTGTATCCGGGGACCTTCGACCCGATCACCAAAGGCCACCTACACCTCCTGAGCCGCGCCTGCCAGTTGTTCGATACGGTCGTCATCGCCGCTGCCGACAATGCCGAAAAGTCGACCGTCTTTTCCCTGGAGGAGCGGCTGGCATTGGTGCAACAGGAAGTCGAAGGGTCCGGACTGACGGGGGTTGAGGTCACCAGTTATCGGGAGCTGACGGTTGATTTTGCTGTGGCGCAGGGCTGTCAGGTCATAGTCCGGGGCCTGCGGGCGGTGTCCGACTATGAGTATGAAGTGCAGATGGCGATCATCAACCGCAACATCGCGCCTCAGGTCGATACAGTCTTTCTCATGGCGGATCAGGACCACAGCTTTATTTCTTCCTCTATCATTAAGGATATCCTGATGCACGGTGGGGGGGTCGACCGGGTCGTCGGGATGGTTTCACCGGCCATCGCTGCCGAGCTCCGGCAGCGGTTGCTGGGGGCTGAAGCAGCGGTGATGGAGCCCTGA
- the acpP gene encoding Acyl carrier protein codes for MAEFAALKEIIVKQLGVPEEKVKEEASIQEDLGADSLDVVELIMAIEEKFGLNIEDDQAQGFATVGDVWKFLNNNGVN; via the coding sequence ATGGCCGAGTTCGCCGCTCTCAAAGAAATCATTGTCAAGCAGCTCGGAGTCCCCGAGGAGAAAGTGAAGGAAGAGGCCAGCATCCAGGAAGATCTGGGAGCGGACAGCCTCGATGTGGTTGAACTGATCATGGCGATCGAGGAAAAGTTCGGCCTGAACATCGAGGACGATCAGGCGCAGGGCTTCGCGACGGTTGGCGACGTCTGGAAGTTCCTGAACAACAACGGCGTGAATTAG